In the genome of candidate division KSB1 bacterium, one region contains:
- a CDS encoding serine hydroxymethyltransferase: protein MSRLAQVDPEIYRSIMREIERQNDKLELIASENHVSGAVLEAMGQPMTNKYAEGYPGKRYYGGCEYVDEAEDLARARACKLFDADHANVQPHSGSQANIAAYFAFVKPGDTVLGMNLAHGGHLTHGSPVNFSGRLFRVVAYGVNPETGRVDMDNVREVAQREKPKMIIVGASAYSRQFDYKTFREIADEVGAKLVADIAHPAGLIAAKLLDSPLPHCHVVTTTTHKTLRGPRGGMILIGKDEENDLGITTPKGRAKKWSEIVDSNVFPGFQGGPLMHVIAAKAVAFKEALQPEFVEYSRQVIRNAQAMAQKLIDLGYDIVSGGTDTHLMLLDLRQRKITGKDAEAALEAAGITVNKNMVPNDPQPPMVTSGVRLGTPALTTRGMKENEMREVAFLIDKILSDINNETTLERVRTQVLDLCRRFPLYHDLVN from the coding sequence ATGAGTCGTTTGGCGCAAGTTGACCCGGAGATTTACCGCTCGATCATGCGAGAAATCGAGCGGCAGAATGACAAGCTGGAATTGATTGCGTCGGAAAACCACGTCAGCGGCGCCGTTCTGGAAGCAATGGGACAGCCGATGACCAACAAGTATGCCGAGGGTTATCCCGGCAAGCGTTACTACGGTGGCTGCGAGTACGTCGATGAAGCCGAAGATTTGGCGCGGGCGCGGGCGTGCAAGCTTTTTGACGCCGATCACGCCAACGTGCAGCCGCATTCCGGCAGCCAGGCGAACATCGCGGCGTATTTTGCTTTCGTCAAACCCGGCGACACCGTGCTCGGCATGAACCTGGCGCACGGCGGTCATTTGACGCACGGCAGTCCGGTGAATTTTTCCGGACGGCTGTTTCGCGTGGTGGCTTACGGCGTCAATCCCGAAACCGGGCGCGTTGATATGGACAACGTCCGTGAGGTGGCGCAGCGCGAGAAACCCAAGATGATTATCGTTGGCGCCAGCGCGTATTCACGTCAGTTTGATTATAAAACGTTTCGCGAAATTGCCGACGAAGTTGGCGCCAAGCTGGTGGCGGATATTGCCCACCCGGCGGGCCTGATTGCGGCCAAGCTGCTCGACAGCCCGCTGCCACACTGCCACGTTGTCACCACCACGACGCACAAAACCTTGCGCGGGCCGCGCGGCGGCATGATTCTCATCGGCAAGGATGAAGAGAATGATCTCGGCATCACCACGCCGAAAGGCCGGGCGAAAAAATGGTCGGAGATTGTTGATTCGAATGTCTTTCCGGGTTTTCAAGGCGGGCCGTTGATGCACGTGATCGCCGCCAAAGCTGTCGCGTTCAAAGAAGCCTTGCAGCCCGAGTTTGTCGAATACTCGCGTCAGGTCATTCGCAATGCGCAGGCGATGGCGCAAAAGCTGATTGATCTGGGCTACGATATCGTTTCCGGCGGAACCGACACACATTTGATGCTGCTGGATTTGCGCCAGCGCAAAATCACCGGCAAAGACGCCGAAGCCGCGCTGGAGGCCGCCGGCATCACGGTGAACAAAAACATGGTGCCGAACGACCCGCAGCCGCCGATGGTTACCAGCGGCGTTCGCCTCGGCACGCCGGCGCTGACGACGCGCGGCATGAAAGAAAATGAAATGCGCGAAGTCGCCTTTTTAATCGACAAAATTCTCTCAGACATCAATAACGAAACAACTTTGGAACGGGTGCGCACCCAGGTTCTTGATCTCTGCCGGAGATTTCCGCTTTACCACGACCTTGTAAATTAG
- a CDS encoding conjugal transfer protein TraF, whose protein sequence is MNFNLFSRFSRYALIGFFVLVETSSAGSIFSRRGIGLLRYRDNVRSIGMGGVGIAVADSISFYFLNPAGLTRVNLSRIQSNFRYERASVDAVRSASRGLFHDASVNGLGLAIPVHRRQVFALGVRPYSMSDFEFSQMAEDSTFVESLSGSGGVSELYLAYAVNFGRLQAGVTADFYFGRLNRIWRLNYFSRDFNNSEDVINRHFTGIGLHAGVQTQVGRWQLGAATGLPTPLNVRTELNTIFGSNEKRQEGELKLPVWWGAGVGYAPNRHWLLSADYRTQRWNSVKAEELLGAIGVNSHDFSFGGEFIPSFDALEGYFKRMSYRFGANYKRLPYEETGGTKVSQWTMNLGFGLPFGRGYNRIDFAAEFGKRGDLADNAAEENIVLIHVAVIGSERWFQRPKRR, encoded by the coding sequence ATGAACTTCAACCTGTTTTCACGTTTTAGCCGCTATGCTTTGATTGGTTTTTTTGTGTTGGTGGAAACCTCGTCTGCCGGCTCGATTTTTTCGCGGCGGGGAATCGGCTTGCTGCGTTATCGTGATAACGTGCGGTCCATCGGCATGGGCGGCGTCGGCATCGCTGTTGCCGACAGCATTTCATTTTATTTTCTCAATCCCGCCGGCTTGACCCGTGTCAATCTCAGCCGCATTCAGAGTAATTTTCGTTATGAGCGCGCCAGTGTCGACGCCGTTCGCAGCGCCAGCCGCGGGTTGTTTCACGATGCCAGCGTGAACGGCCTCGGCTTGGCGATTCCGGTGCACCGCCGCCAGGTTTTCGCCCTGGGTGTCCGGCCATACAGCATGAGCGATTTTGAGTTCAGTCAAATGGCCGAGGACAGCACGTTTGTGGAAAGTTTAAGCGGCTCCGGCGGCGTGAGCGAGCTTTATCTGGCGTATGCCGTAAACTTCGGCAGGCTGCAGGCCGGCGTGACCGCGGACTTTTATTTTGGCCGTCTCAATCGCATCTGGCGACTCAATTATTTTAGCCGGGATTTTAACAACAGTGAAGACGTCATCAATCGCCATTTTACCGGCATTGGTTTGCATGCAGGCGTACAAACCCAAGTCGGCCGCTGGCAGCTTGGTGCCGCGACCGGACTACCAACGCCGCTCAACGTCAGAACCGAGTTGAATACGATTTTCGGTTCTAACGAAAAAAGGCAGGAAGGCGAATTGAAGCTGCCGGTATGGTGGGGCGCCGGCGTTGGCTACGCGCCGAATCGGCATTGGTTGTTGAGCGCCGATTACCGCACGCAGCGCTGGAACTCGGTCAAGGCGGAAGAACTGCTCGGCGCCATTGGCGTCAATAGCCATGATTTCAGCTTTGGCGGAGAATTTATTCCGAGCTTTGATGCGCTGGAGGGATATTTCAAGCGCATGAGTTATCGTTTTGGCGCGAACTACAAGCGGTTGCCGTATGAAGAAACCGGCGGAACGAAAGTGAGCCAATGGACGATGAATTTGGGTTTTGGGTTGCCGTTCGGCCGCGGCTACAATCGCATCGATTTCGCCGCGGAGTTTGGCAAGCGCGGAGATTTGGCGGATAACGCCGCCGAGGAAAACATCGTTCTCATTCACGTTGCCGTGATCGGCAGCGAGCGCTGGTTTCAACGTCCCAAAAGAAGATAG
- a CDS encoding tetratricopeptide repeat protein, producing MPRLVVIGLILAVLSLHDEAALSQDKPRKNNKTQISPDSSAAAARELELIRNWSLGFQHYRNKQYVAATRYFWKVVAIDTMPQQAFANHHETAAATPRKYPQVFDFLGHSYFQLNKPDSAKLVYELGIAALPAEVNLRRRLAYLLTAGEQLDRAAAQYQQIRELGAATEDDFRHLANLHVRLNQYNEAIAAYEKILTLSPDDAETRKALAALYQAAGNAGAAIENMEKALAQNPNDSRLLFDLARARFNLQEYENVVALLSRFHVLAPDDFVGLELLGEAQRRLNRHAEALKTFGKIIAARPQEKKVLVKISDSYRALGDFAAARRFANKALAVDHNFGAAYLALGRIYEDCADQCVAKKGKTEFDDKLVYELAYFQYEKALQDAETRAEARQQLNFLAASIPQKEDRFMNKGRDKATGPCYQWIY from the coding sequence ATGCCGCGCCTCGTTGTCATTGGGTTGATTTTAGCCGTTTTATCTTTACATGATGAAGCGGCGTTGAGTCAAGACAAGCCGAGGAAAAATAACAAAACGCAAATCTCGCCGGATTCATCGGCGGCGGCGGCGCGCGAGCTGGAGTTGATTCGCAACTGGAGCCTTGGTTTTCAACATTATCGCAACAAGCAATATGTCGCGGCGACGCGATATTTTTGGAAGGTGGTCGCGATCGACACGATGCCGCAACAGGCCTTTGCGAATCATCATGAAACGGCGGCTGCAACGCCTCGAAAATATCCGCAGGTTTTTGACTTTCTCGGACACAGTTATTTTCAACTCAATAAACCGGACAGCGCGAAACTGGTTTACGAGCTGGGCATTGCGGCCTTGCCCGCAGAGGTGAATTTGCGGCGCCGCCTGGCTTATCTGCTAACTGCCGGCGAGCAGCTCGATCGCGCGGCGGCGCAGTATCAGCAGATTCGCGAGTTGGGCGCCGCCACGGAAGATGATTTTCGACACCTGGCCAATTTGCACGTCCGCCTCAATCAATACAACGAGGCGATTGCGGCGTATGAAAAAATACTGACGCTGTCGCCGGATGATGCGGAAACGCGCAAAGCTTTGGCGGCGCTTTACCAAGCCGCCGGCAATGCCGGCGCCGCGATTGAAAATATGGAGAAGGCGCTGGCGCAAAATCCCAATGATTCCCGCTTATTGTTCGATCTGGCGCGGGCACGATTCAATCTTCAGGAGTATGAAAACGTAGTGGCGTTGTTGTCGCGTTTTCATGTCCTGGCCCCGGATGATTTTGTGGGGTTGGAGTTATTGGGCGAGGCGCAGCGCCGGCTGAATCGCCATGCAGAAGCCCTCAAAACGTTTGGAAAAATCATCGCCGCCAGGCCGCAGGAAAAAAAAGTATTGGTGAAAATTTCGGATTCATATCGCGCCCTCGGCGATTTTGCGGCGGCGCGGCGTTTTGCCAACAAGGCTTTGGCGGTTGACCACAACTTTGGCGCGGCCTATCTGGCGCTTGGCCGGATTTACGAAGACTGCGCGGATCAATGCGTGGCGAAAAAAGGCAAGACGGAATTTGACGACAAGCTGGTTTATGAGCTGGCTTATTTTCAGTATGAAAAAGCCTTGCAAGACGCCGAAACACGAGCCGAGGCGCGGCAGCAGTTGAATTTTCTCGCCGCCTCGATTCCGCAAAAAGAAGATCGCTTTATGAACAAGGGCAGGGACAAAGCCACCGGCCCGTGCTATCAATGGATTTACTGA
- a CDS encoding DNRLRE domain-containing protein — protein sequence MNLKRKSALPLYVMLCHGLLLAMACNNDKTIPLSSDLVDPSQLGRRLQAVTAVAIDSTAHKITNTFGTTNLWLGKFDKFESQILIRFARLDLPDTVSVVAATLKLHARLVQGQGTSFNAEIHEVTSSWDSSKVTWQDDIFQKKLFNSRPMDVQPASSQKSDSIIFKLDPAVVSTWRTKEGREKGVLIQAPNAAFTKAFHSTFSSPKQPVLELISLKRGNAKNDTTRHSATASVFVFRRLAELDKNPLYVGISEQHHSVFFFDVRAIPSTATISRAMMTLEVDTLNSAFYSSRLDVQLLQSTKNFDLNPLLFDPLRFSPDSLRTVDVDSVNASTQRLTFTVTSAVQQWVLDSKNNFGLILFPLSLNGRDLTRAAFYSKEADPARAPRLQIEYTLPPQ from the coding sequence ATGAACCTCAAAAGAAAATCTGCTCTGCCGCTTTATGTTATGCTATGTCATGGTCTGCTGTTGGCGATGGCTTGCAACAATGATAAAACCATCCCCTTGAGTTCGGATTTGGTTGACCCCAGCCAGCTCGGACGTCGTCTGCAAGCCGTTACCGCCGTTGCCATTGATTCAACGGCGCATAAAATCACCAACACGTTTGGCACGACCAATTTATGGCTGGGAAAATTTGACAAGTTCGAAAGCCAGATTTTGATTCGTTTTGCCAGGCTGGATTTGCCGGACACGGTCAGTGTTGTCGCCGCCACGCTCAAATTACATGCGCGTCTCGTCCAGGGCCAGGGAACAAGTTTTAACGCAGAGATTCACGAAGTGACCAGCTCGTGGGATTCCAGCAAAGTGACCTGGCAGGATGATATTTTTCAAAAGAAACTTTTTAACTCCAGACCAATGGACGTTCAACCAGCGAGCTCGCAGAAATCGGATTCAATCATCTTCAAGCTCGACCCGGCTGTGGTTTCCACCTGGCGCACCAAAGAAGGCCGTGAAAAAGGCGTTTTGATTCAAGCGCCCAACGCTGCATTCACCAAAGCGTTTCATTCCACTTTCAGCTCGCCAAAACAGCCGGTTCTTGAATTGATCTCTTTGAAAAGAGGCAATGCAAAAAATGATACCACCCGGCACTCGGCGACCGCTTCCGTTTTTGTTTTCCGCCGCCTGGCTGAGCTGGACAAAAACCCTTTGTACGTAGGAATTTCCGAGCAACATCACAGCGTGTTTTTCTTTGATGTGCGCGCGATTCCCTCCACCGCGACGATCAGTCGTGCCATGATGACGCTGGAGGTGGATACGCTCAATTCGGCTTTTTATTCCAGCCGGCTCGATGTGCAGCTTCTGCAATCAACAAAAAATTTCGATTTGAATCCGCTGCTGTTTGACCCTCTGCGCTTTTCGCCGGACAGTTTGCGAACCGTCGACGTGGATTCCGTTAATGCCTCGACGCAGAGACTTACTTTTACGGTCACCAGCGCGGTGCAGCAATGGGTTTTGGATTCCAAAAACAATTTTGGCTTGATTTTATTTCCGCTGTCCTTGAACGGACGGGATTTGACGCGTGCGGCATTTTACTCAAAAGAGGCCGATCCGGCACGCGCGCCGCGGTTGCAGATCGAATACACCTTGCCGCCGCAATGA
- the nrdR gene encoding transcriptional regulator NrdR, with product MRCPYCEFDDSKVIDSRSSNEGRVVRRRRECLECGRRFTTKEYVEETPLMVVKNDGRRETFDREKILRGVQVACSKRPISMETINRLVEKVESGLRDNNRDEVSSRQIGQLIMTHLREIDEVAYVRFASVYRKFQAKEEFLEELKGLAEKR from the coding sequence ATGCGTTGTCCGTATTGTGAGTTTGATGACAGCAAAGTGATCGATTCGCGTTCCAGCAACGAGGGCCGCGTCGTGCGGCGCCGGCGCGAATGCCTGGAGTGCGGGCGGCGTTTCACCACCAAAGAGTACGTTGAAGAAACGCCGCTGATGGTGGTCAAAAACGATGGCCGGCGCGAGACCTTTGACCGCGAAAAGATTTTGCGCGGCGTGCAGGTCGCGTGCAGCAAGCGCCCGATTTCGATGGAGACGATCAACCGGCTCGTCGAAAAAGTGGAAAGCGGCCTGCGCGACAACAATCGCGATGAAGTCAGCTCGCGGCAAATCGGCCAGCTCATCATGACGCATTTGCGCGAAATCGATGAAGTCGCCTATGTGCGCTTCGCTTCGGTGTACCGTAAATTTCAGGCCAAAGAGGAATTTCTCGAAGAATTAAAAGGATTGGCTGAGAAGCGCTGA
- the hutI gene encoding imidazolonepropionase yields the protein MDPLLIHNARLATPVASTDGTPNWQLLEIFPAALYCEKGSIVRIGKESEVTAGLPACEQVDAKQRLITPGLVDCHTHPVFFNLRDHEFVQRVQGKTYKEIAAAGGGIRYSVRDLRQADSEALLKRVLQRLDNFLQYGTTMIEAKSGYGLSLEHELKSLEILQQAANQHPVEIAPTFLGAHEVPDEFRERREDYIKLVINEMIPTVAQRRLARFADVFCEDHVFNANESRQILSAAKQAGLRPKIHADQLTASGGAEVAIAVGAVSADHLEHTSPALFEKLRTSGVVPVLLPGADFFIRATKYAEARAMIAAGLPVAISTDFNPGTCMTENLPMIMTLACLQLHLTPAEALVAATFHAAQALAMGNRIGSLEVGKQADAVIWQAERVEEIPYHFAVNLVHRVIKKGRMVWPRDHANSN from the coding sequence ATGGATCCGCTCCTCATCCACAACGCTCGACTCGCCACGCCGGTTGCTTCAACCGACGGAACGCCGAATTGGCAACTGTTGGAAATTTTCCCGGCGGCGCTTTACTGCGAGAAGGGAAGCATCGTTCGCATTGGCAAGGAAAGCGAAGTGACAGCAGGCCTTCCGGCTTGCGAGCAAGTGGATGCAAAACAACGATTGATCACGCCGGGCTTAGTCGATTGCCACACGCATCCGGTGTTCTTCAACCTGCGCGATCATGAGTTCGTGCAGCGCGTGCAAGGCAAAACCTACAAAGAAATTGCCGCAGCCGGTGGCGGCATTCGTTACAGCGTGCGCGATTTGCGGCAGGCGGATTCCGAGGCGCTGCTCAAACGGGTTTTGCAGCGACTCGACAATTTTTTGCAATATGGCACGACGATGATCGAGGCCAAAAGCGGATACGGCCTTTCTCTTGAACACGAGCTGAAGTCGCTGGAGATTTTGCAACAAGCGGCAAACCAGCATCCGGTCGAAATCGCGCCGACTTTTCTTGGCGCGCATGAAGTGCCGGATGAATTTCGCGAACGGCGAGAAGATTATATCAAGCTTGTGATCAATGAGATGATCCCGACCGTTGCGCAGCGCCGGCTGGCGCGTTTTGCCGATGTGTTTTGCGAAGATCACGTTTTCAATGCCAACGAGTCGCGGCAAATTTTATCGGCGGCGAAGCAGGCGGGTCTGCGGCCAAAAATTCACGCCGATCAATTAACCGCGAGCGGCGGGGCGGAAGTGGCCATCGCCGTCGGCGCGGTTTCGGCGGATCATCTCGAACACACCTCGCCGGCGCTGTTTGAAAAGTTGCGAACAAGCGGCGTCGTGCCGGTGTTGTTGCCCGGCGCGGATTTTTTCATCCGTGCCACGAAATACGCCGAGGCGCGCGCGATGATTGCCGCCGGCTTGCCCGTGGCGATTTCAACGGATTTCAATCCCGGCACCTGCATGACGGAAAATCTGCCGATGATCATGACGCTCGCGTGCTTGCAACTGCACCTGACGCCGGCGGAAGCGCTGGTCGCCGCAACATTTCACGCCGCTCAGGCGCTGGCCATGGGGAACCGGATCGGCTCGCTCGAAGTTGGCAAACAAGCCGACGCGGTGATTTGGCAGGCGGAAAGGGTGGAAGAAATTCCCTATCATTTCGCCGTCAATCTCGTGCATCGGGTCATAAAAAAAGGACGCATGGTTTGGCCGCGTGATCATGCAAATTCGAATTGA